One Halalkalicoccus sp. NIPERK01 DNA segment encodes these proteins:
- a CDS encoding proteasome assembly chaperone family protein → MARINIHDESVPLDRPFLVEGLPGVGLVGKIATDHLIEEFSMTHYASVHCDGLPQIGVYHEDDDELKAPVRLYADPDRDLLALQSEVPISGAGAPEFAACVSGWLAEHEVTPVYLSGRPAEKEGTPEVYGVATGDAINHLDRAGIVPPRETGVISGPTGALLNQATESGLASVGLIVESDPNFPDPEAARALLQNGIAPIVDVEVDVDRLVEQAERIRDQREQLAQRMQQAGDEESTQARPVGMYQ, encoded by the coding sequence ATGGCACGGATTAACATTCACGACGAATCGGTCCCGCTCGACCGGCCGTTCCTCGTCGAGGGGCTTCCCGGCGTGGGGCTCGTGGGCAAGATCGCCACCGACCACCTGATCGAGGAGTTCTCGATGACCCACTACGCGAGCGTCCACTGCGACGGCCTTCCCCAGATCGGCGTCTACCACGAGGACGACGACGAACTCAAGGCGCCGGTCAGGCTCTACGCCGACCCCGACCGGGACCTGCTCGCACTCCAGAGCGAGGTGCCGATCTCGGGGGCGGGCGCGCCCGAGTTCGCCGCCTGCGTCTCGGGGTGGTTGGCAGAACACGAGGTGACGCCGGTCTACCTGAGCGGGCGACCCGCCGAGAAGGAGGGGACCCCCGAGGTCTACGGCGTCGCCACCGGCGACGCGATCAACCACCTCGACCGAGCGGGGATCGTCCCGCCGCGGGAGACGGGCGTCATCAGCGGGCCGACGGGCGCGCTGCTCAACCAGGCCACGGAGTCGGGGCTGGCGAGCGTCGGCCTGATCGTCGAGAGCGACCCCAACTTCCCGGACCCGGAGGCCGCCCGCGCGTTGTTGCAGAACGGTATCGCCCCCATCGTCGACGTCGAGGTCGACGTCGACCGACTCGTCGAACAGGCCGAACGAATCAGGGACCAGCGCGAGCAACTCGCCCAGCGGATGCAACAGGCCGGCGACGAGGAGAGCACGCAGGCGCGGCCCGTCGGGATGTACCAGTGA
- a CDS encoding RsmB/NOP family class I SAM-dependent RNA methyltransferase yields MEVLSRYEPIVEDFEAFLAACERPLPSVVRVNTVKAGVERTKRALDEEGVGYEGREWNPGVLELDTDKPGNTWPYFHGWIHGQEEISSLPATVLAPEPGERVLDACAAPGGKTAQIAALMDDTGLVVANDNNLGRLSALRFNAERLGLTNVAVTRQDARNFSLKPFGFDAFDRVLVDAPCSCEGIIRKRPDTLEEWSLSHVEGVSGVQKGILKRAIQSTRSGGTVVYSTCTFAPEENEAVLDHVLENENCRVVGFDTPLESRSGVTEWNGEEYDGSVEKARRYYPHHNDTGGFFCAKLEVAG; encoded by the coding sequence ATGGAGGTGCTCTCGCGGTACGAACCGATCGTCGAGGACTTCGAGGCCTTTCTCGCCGCCTGCGAGCGCCCGCTGCCCTCGGTCGTCCGCGTGAACACGGTCAAGGCCGGCGTCGAACGGACGAAACGCGCCCTCGACGAGGAGGGAGTGGGCTACGAGGGCCGCGAGTGGAACCCCGGCGTATTGGAACTCGATACGGACAAACCGGGCAACACGTGGCCGTACTTCCACGGCTGGATCCACGGCCAGGAGGAGATCTCCTCGCTGCCCGCGACGGTGCTCGCGCCCGAACCCGGCGAACGCGTCCTCGATGCGTGTGCCGCTCCAGGGGGGAAAACCGCCCAGATCGCCGCGCTGATGGACGACACCGGCCTCGTAGTCGCCAACGACAACAACCTCGGGCGGCTCTCGGCGCTCCGATTCAACGCCGAACGCCTCGGATTAACGAACGTCGCCGTCACCCGCCAGGACGCCCGGAACTTCTCGCTGAAACCCTTCGGGTTCGACGCCTTCGACCGCGTGCTCGTCGACGCCCCCTGTTCGTGTGAGGGCATCATCCGGAAACGGCCTGACACCCTCGAGGAGTGGAGCCTCTCGCACGTCGAGGGCGTTTCAGGGGTGCAGAAGGGCATCCTCAAACGGGCGATCCAGTCCACCCGTTCCGGAGGCACCGTCGTCTACTCGACGTGTACGTTCGCCCCCGAGGAGAACGAGGCCGTACTCGATCACGTCCTGGAGAACGAGAACTGTCGGGTCGTCGGGTTCGACACGCCGCTGGAGTCGCGGTCGGGCGTCACCGAGTGGAACGGAGAAGAATACGACGGGTCGGTCGAGAAGGCGAGACGCTACTACCCGCACCACAACGACACGGGCGGCTTCTTCTGTGCGAAACTGGAGGTGGCGGGATGA
- a CDS encoding MFS transporter: MRWEYRNTVLVLCTLAFFATMVARLVISPVVPAIVDEFGTSSGAIGLALSGMWAAYALSQFPSGLLADRFGERRVILTAVSTTALASAALALSPSMATFGLFAVLLGAGAGLHYVVATTLLTRLFSNTGRAIGLHVTGSPIAGLSAPVLAAAIGARYGWRVALLLGTVAAVPVGLVFAWRVRETDPQHPERSLREGFEPRILVGLLSRPAIAYTTVLAVISAFTWQATASFLPSFLIARHGYSTAVAGLLFSLYFVAHGVFAPAIGSFSDRFGRDPTLGATLAVGIVAYPVLVLGPSLPVVVLGVVLAGVAMSWSAPLQDRYIVRLSEGEENRGFGLVRTVYMLLGALGSVVTGTLADLAGWGVAYGALGVLLTLAVGSLAIVRLRGLAL; this comes from the coding sequence GTGCGCTGGGAGTATCGGAACACGGTCCTCGTCCTCTGTACGCTCGCCTTTTTCGCGACGATGGTCGCCCGCCTCGTCATCAGCCCCGTCGTCCCCGCGATCGTCGACGAGTTCGGGACCTCCTCGGGCGCGATCGGACTCGCCCTCTCGGGGATGTGGGCGGCCTACGCCCTCTCGCAGTTCCCGTCGGGGCTTCTGGCCGACCGGTTCGGCGAGCGCCGGGTCATCCTCACCGCCGTCTCGACGACCGCGCTCGCGAGCGCCGCGCTCGCGCTCTCGCCCAGTATGGCCACGTTCGGCCTCTTCGCCGTGCTCCTCGGTGCGGGCGCGGGGCTTCACTACGTGGTCGCGACGACGCTTCTCACGCGGCTGTTCTCGAACACGGGCCGGGCGATCGGCCTCCACGTCACCGGCAGCCCGATCGCTGGTCTCTCCGCGCCGGTGCTTGCGGCCGCCATCGGCGCGCGCTACGGCTGGCGAGTCGCCCTCCTGCTCGGGACCGTCGCGGCGGTCCCGGTCGGGCTGGTGTTCGCCTGGAGAGTGAGGGAAACCGACCCCCAGCACCCCGAGCGATCGCTTCGCGAGGGGTTCGAGCCCCGGATCCTCGTCGGGCTCCTCTCGCGGCCGGCGATCGCCTATACTACTGTTCTCGCGGTGATCTCGGCGTTCACGTGGCAGGCGACCGCCTCCTTCCTCCCGTCGTTTCTGATCGCCCGCCACGGCTACTCGACGGCAGTAGCTGGACTTCTCTTCTCGCTGTACTTCGTCGCCCACGGCGTCTTCGCCCCGGCGATCGGCTCGTTCTCGGATCGGTTCGGCCGGGACCCGACGCTCGGGGCGACGCTCGCGGTCGGGATCGTCGCCTATCCGGTGCTCGTACTCGGCCCCTCGCTTCCCGTCGTCGTCCTCGGGGTCGTCCTCGCGGGGGTGGCGATGAGCTGGAGCGCTCCCTTACAGGACCGCTACATCGTCCGGCTCTCGGAGGGCGAGGAGAATAGGGGGTTCGGCCTCGTGCGAACGGTCTACATGCTGCTGGGCGCGCTCGGGAGCGTCGTCACCGGGACGCTCGCGGATCTGGCGGGCTGGGGCGTCGCCTACGGCGCGCTGGGGGTGCTGTTGACGCTCGCGGTCGGAAGCCTCGCGATCGTCCGACTCAGAGGGCTCGCGCTCTGA
- a CDS encoding DUF790 family protein, whose translation MLTKDLLRVSRAGGGYHLQFAGREHRPLAAKVLGVFDAHVGEPREALDGALADLEAEHDFKLVRGLAKLVEREATFETRAAVPPERARRAAFEAGEAVLVANGEDRTRALARAADSLGVSPADLDDALYADREERGVLASLSDRYDPESLLAQYDLSLAQTALFDAREVRIRSDDPRRLVSATKRLGLLYEVRKTDRGRELVVTGPDALFRATRRYGTRFARLLRAVVGATEWDLRATIDDRGTERTLELSDSDLRPPDTEPIEVSYDSGVEREFATRFAALDLDWELLREPEPLEVGASVMIPDFAFNYAHSEFRVYFEIMGFWTPEYVEKKLDQLDRVEEVELLVAVDDSLGVGEEIEARDHRVLPYSGSVRIKDVRDALRRYEERLVAASAASLPETLSPEEDVLSLSTLAARYGVSEAAVEDRAFPDHERVGRTLVRPAVLTTVSDRLSAGQSLSEAESVLEEAGITETSAALSRLGYRVEWDGLSGGRLRSVGG comes from the coding sequence GTGCTGACCAAGGACCTGCTTCGCGTCTCGCGTGCCGGCGGGGGCTATCACCTCCAGTTCGCCGGGCGCGAGCACCGTCCGCTTGCCGCGAAGGTGCTCGGCGTGTTCGATGCCCATGTCGGGGAGCCACGCGAAGCGCTCGATGGCGCGCTTGCCGACCTCGAAGCCGAACACGACTTCAAACTCGTCCGCGGGCTGGCGAAACTCGTCGAACGGGAGGCGACCTTCGAGACGCGGGCCGCCGTTCCGCCCGAGCGCGCCCGCCGGGCGGCCTTCGAGGCCGGCGAGGCCGTGCTGGTCGCAAACGGCGAGGATCGAACCCGAGCGCTCGCGCGGGCGGCCGACTCGCTCGGCGTCTCGCCCGCGGACCTCGACGACGCGCTGTACGCCGACCGCGAGGAGCGTGGGGTGCTTGCCTCGCTCTCCGATCGCTACGATCCCGAGAGCCTGCTCGCCCAGTACGACCTCTCGCTCGCCCAGACGGCGCTGTTCGACGCCCGCGAGGTCCGGATCAGGAGCGACGACCCGCGACGGCTCGTCTCGGCGACCAAGCGACTGGGGCTGCTCTACGAGGTCAGGAAGACCGATAGGGGTCGGGAACTCGTCGTCACCGGTCCCGACGCGCTGTTCCGCGCGACCCGCCGGTACGGCACCCGCTTCGCCCGCCTGCTCCGGGCGGTCGTCGGCGCGACCGAGTGGGACCTGCGCGCGACCATCGACGACCGGGGCACCGAGCGGACCCTCGAACTCTCCGATAGTGACCTCCGGCCGCCCGATACGGAGCCCATCGAGGTGAGCTACGACAGCGGCGTCGAGCGCGAGTTCGCGACCCGCTTTGCGGCGCTGGATCTCGACTGGGAACTGCTTCGCGAACCCGAACCCTTAGAGGTCGGCGCGAGCGTGATGATCCCCGATTTCGCGTTCAATTACGCCCACTCGGAGTTTCGGGTCTACTTCGAGATCATGGGGTTTTGGACCCCCGAGTACGTCGAGAAGAAACTCGATCAACTCGACCGCGTCGAGGAGGTCGAACTGCTCGTCGCCGTCGACGACTCGTTGGGCGTCGGCGAGGAGATCGAGGCGCGCGACCACCGCGTCCTGCCCTACTCCGGGAGCGTGCGGATCAAGGACGTCCGCGACGCGCTGCGCCGGTACGAGGAGCGCCTCGTCGCCGCGAGCGCCGCCTCGCTCCCCGAGACGCTGTCGCCGGAGGAGGACGTCCTCTCGCTCTCGACGCTCGCGGCCCGCTACGGCGTGAGCGAGGCGGCCGTCGAGGACCGCGCTTTCCCCGACCACGAGCGGGTCGGGCGCACGCTCGTCCGCCCAGCCGTTCTCACGACCGTCTCCGACCGTCTCTCGGCGGGCCAGTCGCTCTCGGAGGCGGAAAGCGTCCTCGAGGAGGCGGGAATCACCGAGACGAGCGCCGCCCTCTCGCGGCTGGGCTACCGCGTCGAGTGGGACGGCCTCTCGGGCGGTCGGCTCCGATCGGTCGGCGGCTGA
- a CDS encoding DEAD/DEAH box helicase family protein, protein MAVRITYEDGTIRVSGDERELEAVRETDPSDPILEYDPRSEVYRAPAFRYGDLRTRLAERVDTEDLVFDTPTLRGLTSEYELRSYQRDALDAWRENGDRGVLELPTGSGKTVIALKVIEELAVPTLVVVPTIDLLNQWREELREEFDIPVGQFGGGVQSREAITVSTYDSAYLKADSVGDVFPFVVFDEVHHLGGEGYREIARLLAAPARLGLTATFERPDGAHEVVEELVGPVVYRTNAEELAGKHLAPYDVKRIEVSLTAEEREAYERNQETFVSYLRESGIDMRRGSDYQELVKRSGSDPRAREALLAKQRAREIVSNAQRKVEALGGILDRHRGERIIVFTAHNDLVYRLSERFLIPAITHRTSTTERREILERFREGTYSRVVASNVLDEGVDVPDASVAVVISGSGSEREFTQRLGRILRPGEGKRALLYELVSEDTAEENVAARRR, encoded by the coding sequence GTGGCGGTACGGATCACCTACGAGGACGGGACGATCCGCGTTAGCGGCGACGAGCGCGAACTCGAGGCCGTTCGGGAGACCGATCCCTCGGACCCGATCCTCGAATACGACCCCCGAAGCGAGGTCTACAGGGCGCCCGCGTTTCGCTACGGCGACCTCCGGACCCGTCTCGCGGAGAGGGTCGACACCGAGGATCTCGTCTTCGATACCCCGACGCTTCGAGGGCTCACCTCCGAGTACGAACTGCGGTCCTATCAGCGGGACGCCCTCGACGCGTGGCGCGAGAACGGGGATCGGGGAGTGCTCGAACTCCCGACGGGAAGCGGCAAGACGGTGATCGCGCTAAAGGTCATCGAGGAACTCGCCGTCCCTACATTGGTCGTCGTCCCCACGATCGATCTACTGAACCAGTGGCGTGAGGAACTCCGCGAGGAGTTCGATATTCCAGTAGGACAGTTCGGCGGCGGCGTCCAGTCGCGCGAGGCGATCACCGTTTCTACCTATGACTCGGCCTATCTCAAGGCCGACTCCGTCGGGGACGTCTTCCCGTTCGTCGTCTTCGACGAGGTCCACCACCTCGGCGGGGAGGGGTATCGCGAGATCGCCCGCCTGCTCGCCGCACCCGCTCGGTTGGGTCTGACCGCGACGTTCGAGCGTCCCGACGGCGCTCACGAGGTCGTCGAGGAACTGGTCGGGCCGGTCGTCTACCGGACGAACGCCGAGGAACTCGCCGGGAAACACCTCGCGCCCTACGACGTCAAGCGGATCGAGGTGTCGCTCACGGCCGAGGAACGCGAGGCGTACGAACGAAATCAGGAGACGTTCGTCTCCTATCTCCGGGAGTCGGGGATCGACATGCGCCGCGGGAGCGACTACCAGGAACTCGTCAAGCGCTCCGGATCGGATCCGCGTGCGAGAGAGGCGCTGCTCGCGAAACAGCGCGCCCGCGAGATCGTCTCGAACGCCCAGCGGAAGGTCGAGGCGCTGGGCGGGATCCTCGACCGCCACCGCGGCGAGCGAATCATCGTCTTCACCGCGCACAACGACCTGGTCTACCGGCTCTCCGAGCGCTTTCTCATTCCGGCGATCACCCACCGAACGAGTACGACGGAACGCCGCGAGATCCTCGAGCGCTTTCGCGAGGGGACCTACTCCAGAGTCGTCGCCTCGAACGTGCTCGACGAGGGGGTCGACGTCCCCGACGCGAGCGTCGCCGTGGTCATCTCGGGCAGCGGCTCCGAGCGGGAGTTCACCCAACGATTGGGTCGGATCCTCCGGCCCGGCGAGGGCAAACGGGCGCTGCTCTACGAACTCGTGAGCGAGGACACCGCCGAGGAGAACGTCGCGGCCCGGCGTCGCTGA
- a CDS encoding HdeD family acid-resistance protein: MVTQTTEMEESMANSASETWRSLMIVGGVLAVLGVLAIAFPFATGIGIELLLGGLLVVGGVVHGWHALSARRWAGFFGGVALGVLYVIAGLVLLANPVVGLATLTLLVGAFFLVDGVVELYMGFRVRPGTNWAGLAVSGVLSLVLAGLILAGWPSTAVWAVGLLFGINLLTTGLAMAAVAMGGRRMERAGAGAGTPRPE, translated from the coding sequence ATGGTAACACAGACGACCGAGATGGAGGAGTCGATGGCGAACAGCGCCAGCGAGACGTGGCGATCGCTCATGATCGTCGGGGGGGTGTTGGCGGTGCTGGGCGTGCTCGCGATCGCCTTCCCGTTCGCGACGGGGATCGGTATCGAACTGCTGCTCGGGGGGTTGCTCGTCGTCGGCGGGGTCGTCCACGGCTGGCACGCGCTCAGCGCACGAAGGTGGGCCGGCTTTTTCGGCGGCGTTGCCCTCGGCGTCCTCTACGTGATCGCCGGGCTGGTACTGCTCGCGAACCCCGTCGTCGGGCTGGCGACGCTCACGCTCCTGGTGGGAGCGTTCTTCCTCGTCGACGGGGTCGTCGAACTCTACATGGGCTTTCGGGTCCGTCCCGGGACGAACTGGGCGGGGCTGGCGGTGAGCGGCGTCCTCTCGCTGGTGCTCGCGGGGCTGATCCTCGCCGGCTGGCCGAGCACCGCCGTCTGGGCGGTCGGCCTCCTGTTCGGGATCAACCTGCTCACGACCGGCCTCGCGATGGCCGCGGTCGCGATGGGTGGCAGACGGATGGAGCGGGCCGGGGCGGGAGCGGGAACCCCCCGTCCCGAATAG
- the dnaK gene encoding molecular chaperone DnaK encodes MASNKILGIDLGTTNSAFAVMEGGDPEIIVNGEGDRTTASVVAFTDDGERLVGKPAKNQAIQNPDRTIASIKRHMGEEDYTVDVEGEEYTPEQISAMILQKIKRDAEEYLGDDVEKAVITVPAYFNDKQRQATKDAGEIAGFDVERIVNEPTAASMAYGLDDDSDQTVLVYDLGGGTFDVSILDLGGGVYEVVATNGDNDLGGDDWDEAIIDHLAEEFQNDHGIDLREDRQALQRLKDAAEEAKIELSSRKETDINLPFITATDSGPVHLETSLTRAKFESLTSDLIERTVSPTEQALSDAGYDEGDIDEVILVGGSTRMPQVQEKVEEVVGQEPKKNVNPDEAVALGAAIQGGVLGGEVDDIVLLDVTPLSLGIEVKGGLFERLIEKNTTIPTEESKIFTTAADNQTSVQVRVFQGEREMAEDNELLGEFMLSGIPPAPAGTPQIEVSFNIDENGIVNVEAEDQGSGNKEDITIEGGAGLSDEEIDRMQSEAEQHAEEDKERRERIEARNDAESAVQRARSLLEENEENVDDELIEEIEAEIDEVEAVLEDENAETEEIKSATEDLSKALQEIGKQIYQGAQEGAAGAGAGAAGGAGPGGMGDMGGAGAAGAGGAGGQEGEYVDADFEDVGDDENDA; translated from the coding sequence ATGGCGAGTAACAAGATTCTCGGTATCGATCTCGGTACCACGAACAGCGCCTTTGCGGTCATGGAGGGTGGCGACCCCGAGATCATCGTCAACGGCGAGGGCGACCGGACGACGGCCTCTGTGGTGGCCTTCACCGACGACGGCGAGCGATTAGTAGGAAAACCGGCGAAGAACCAGGCGATCCAGAATCCCGACCGGACGATCGCCTCGATCAAGCGCCACATGGGCGAGGAGGACTACACCGTCGACGTCGAGGGCGAGGAGTACACGCCCGAGCAGATCTCGGCGATGATCCTCCAGAAGATCAAGCGCGACGCCGAGGAGTACCTCGGCGACGACGTCGAGAAGGCCGTCATCACCGTCCCGGCGTACTTCAACGACAAGCAGCGCCAGGCGACGAAGGACGCCGGCGAGATCGCCGGCTTCGACGTCGAGCGCATCGTCAACGAGCCCACCGCCGCGTCGATGGCCTACGGGCTGGACGACGACTCGGATCAGACGGTACTGGTCTACGACCTCGGCGGCGGCACCTTCGACGTCTCCATTCTCGACCTCGGTGGCGGCGTCTACGAGGTCGTCGCCACGAACGGGGACAACGACCTCGGTGGCGACGACTGGGACGAGGCGATCATCGACCACCTCGCCGAGGAGTTCCAGAACGACCACGGCATCGACCTCCGGGAGGATCGCCAGGCGCTCCAGCGGCTGAAGGACGCCGCCGAGGAGGCGAAGATCGAGCTCAGCAGTCGAAAGGAGACCGACATCAACCTGCCCTTCATCACGGCGACGGATTCGGGGCCGGTCCACCTCGAGACCTCGCTGACCCGCGCGAAGTTCGAGTCGCTGACCTCGGACCTGATCGAGCGCACCGTCTCGCCGACCGAGCAGGCACTCAGTGACGCGGGCTACGACGAGGGCGACATCGACGAGGTGATCCTCGTGGGGGGATCGACCCGGATGCCACAGGTGCAGGAGAAAGTCGAGGAGGTCGTGGGCCAGGAGCCCAAAAAGAACGTCAACCCCGACGAGGCCGTCGCGCTGGGCGCGGCGATCCAGGGCGGCGTCCTCGGCGGCGAGGTCGACGACATCGTCCTGCTGGACGTCACGCCCCTCTCGCTCGGTATCGAGGTCAAGGGCGGCCTCTTCGAGCGCCTCATCGAGAAGAACACGACGATCCCGACCGAGGAGTCGAAGATCTTCACCACCGCCGCCGACAACCAGACCTCCGTGCAGGTCCGGGTGTTCCAGGGCGAACGCGAGATGGCAGAGGACAACGAACTGCTCGGCGAGTTCATGCTCTCGGGGATCCCGCCCGCGCCCGCGGGCACGCCCCAGATCGAGGTCTCGTTCAACATCGACGAGAACGGCATCGTCAACGTCGAGGCCGAGGACCAGGGCTCGGGCAACAAGGAGGACATCACGATCGAGGGCGGCGCGGGCCTCTCGGACGAGGAGATCGACCGCATGCAGAGCGAGGCCGAACAGCACGCAGAGGAGGACAAGGAACGCCGCGAGCGCATCGAGGCGCGCAACGACGCCGAGAGCGCCGTCCAGCGCGCCCGCAGCCTCCTCGAGGAGAACGAGGAGAACGTCGACGACGAACTGATCGAGGAGATCGAGGCCGAGATCGACGAGGTCGAGGCCGTACTGGAGGACGAGAACGCCGAGACCGAGGAGATCAAGTCCGCGACCGAGGACCTGAGTAAGGCGCTTCAGGAGATCGGCAAGCAGATCTACCAGGGCGCCCAGGAGGGCGCCGCGGGCGCAGGCGCCGGAGCGGCCGGTGGCGCGGGCCCCGGCGGCATGGGCGACATGGGCGGCGCGGGTGCGGCCGGCGCTGGCGGTGCGGGCGGCCAGGAGGGCGAGTACGTCGACGCCGACTTCGAAGATGTAGGCGACGACGAGAACGACGCGTAG
- a CDS encoding SDR family oxidoreductase, with the protein MDVLVAGSHGGVGQHVTELLSESEHTAHAMVREESQVSEMEEKFGVDVVVADLTEEVSHAVEGCDAVIFAAGSSGEDVEGVDRDGAIRLIDAAEQEGTDRFVMLSSINADRPAESPEELRPYLEAKLAADEHLQESDLTYTIARPGALTDEPATGKIEAARRVERGEITRADVARTLVTALDAETTHGKTFELIEGDEPIESALDRL; encoded by the coding sequence ATGGACGTACTGGTCGCTGGCTCGCACGGCGGGGTCGGACAGCACGTCACCGAACTCCTGAGCGAAAGCGAGCACACCGCACACGCGATGGTCCGCGAGGAGTCCCAAGTATCGGAGATGGAGGAGAAATTCGGCGTCGACGTGGTCGTCGCGGACCTCACCGAGGAGGTCTCCCACGCCGTCGAGGGGTGTGATGCGGTGATCTTCGCGGCGGGATCGAGCGGCGAGGACGTCGAGGGGGTCGACCGCGACGGCGCCATCCGGCTGATCGACGCGGCCGAGCAGGAAGGGACGGACCGGTTCGTCATGCTCAGTTCGATCAACGCCGACCGGCCCGCAGAGAGTCCCGAAGAACTGCGGCCGTACCTCGAAGCCAAACTCGCCGCGGACGAGCACCTTCAGGAGAGCGATCTGACCTACACGATCGCCCGGCCGGGCGCGCTGACCGACGAGCCCGCAACGGGGAAGATCGAGGCGGCCCGCCGCGTCGAACGCGGTGAGATCACCCGCGCCGACGTCGCCCGGACGCTCGTGACCGCCCTCGACGCCGAGACCACCCACGGAAAGACCTTCGAACTGATCGAGGGCGACGAACCGATCGAGAGCGCCCTCGACCGGCTCTAA
- a CDS encoding Rieske 2Fe-2S domain-containing protein yields the protein MATTDDFVEVASVDDLEENDRTLVTTRGQAIALFRHEGEIHAVDNRCPHMGFPLAQGTVEDGVLTCHWHHARFELSCGSTFDPFADDVPTYPVEIRDGEIWVDPHPKRDEPPEERWLARLEDGLENDLRLVLAKSVIGLDDAGVDYETSLERVATFGARYRDDGWGPGLTTMGAMANLLSHLAREDRRRALYTGAVSVADDAAGHPPRFVQDPLSGEHDPERLDRWFRDCIEVRDRQGAERVLRSAIAEGSRKRVVSMLVGAATDHRYLDVGHTVDFLNKACETLDHVGWERADDLLPALVPGLASAERSEERSSWRQPVDLAALLDESFERLPARIEAGEGDEWTPPEGFGETLLSEDPRGIVATLDEAIEDGASAARLADRVAEAAAVRIAQFGTGNEFRDWNTVHHTYTYANAVCGLARRTEGEGIYRAVYDGAVNVYLDRFLNTPPTAVPEPREVGSDPETLLSDLSEAFDEEGEVNRAGRIVADYLDSGGDPEALKRTLGGALLREDSNFHTLQNVEAAFEQAGRTGEERLHLIATARYLAAHTPTRREREQTFTIATRLHRGEKLHETP from the coding sequence ATGGCAACCACCGACGACTTCGTCGAGGTCGCGAGCGTCGACGACTTAGAGGAGAACGACAGGACGCTCGTCACCACCCGCGGACAGGCCATCGCCCTGTTTCGCCACGAGGGCGAGATCCACGCCGTCGACAACCGCTGTCCGCACATGGGCTTCCCGCTCGCACAGGGCACCGTCGAGGACGGCGTCCTGACCTGCCACTGGCACCACGCGCGGTTCGAACTGTCCTGCGGGAGCACGTTCGACCCCTTCGCCGACGACGTTCCCACCTACCCGGTCGAGATCAGAGATGGAGAAATCTGGGTCGATCCGCATCCGAAACGCGACGAACCCCCCGAGGAACGGTGGCTCGCGAGATTGGAAGACGGCCTGGAGAACGACCTCCGGCTGGTGCTCGCGAAGTCAGTCATCGGCCTCGACGACGCCGGCGTCGACTACGAGACCTCCTTGGAGCGCGTCGCGACCTTCGGCGCGCGCTACCGCGACGACGGCTGGGGGCCCGGGCTGACGACGATGGGCGCGATGGCGAACCTCCTTTCCCATCTCGCTCGCGAGGACCGCCGACGGGCGCTCTATACGGGTGCGGTGAGCGTCGCCGACGACGCGGCGGGCCATCCCCCCAGATTCGTCCAGGACCCCTTGAGCGGGGAGCACGACCCCGAGCGCCTCGATCGGTGGTTTCGCGACTGTATCGAGGTCCGCGACCGACAGGGCGCGGAGCGAGTCCTCAGGAGCGCGATCGCCGAGGGCTCCCGAAAACGGGTCGTTTCCATGCTGGTGGGTGCGGCCACCGACCACCGGTACCTCGACGTCGGCCACACGGTCGACTTCCTCAACAAGGCCTGTGAGACGCTGGACCACGTCGGCTGGGAGCGCGCCGACGACCTGCTTCCGGCGCTCGTCCCCGGCCTCGCGAGCGCCGAACGGAGCGAGGAGCGCTCCTCGTGGCGCCAGCCCGTGGATCTGGCCGCGCTTCTCGACGAATCGTTCGAGCGCCTCCCCGCACGAATCGAGGCGGGCGAGGGCGACGAGTGGACGCCTCCTGAGGGGTTCGGCGAGACGCTGCTCTCCGAGGATCCCCGAGGGATCGTCGCGACACTCGACGAGGCGATCGAGGACGGTGCGAGCGCGGCACGACTGGCCGACCGGGTGGCCGAGGCCGCCGCCGTTCGGATCGCACAGTTCGGGACGGGCAACGAGTTCCGCGACTGGAACACGGTCCATCACACCTACACCTACGCGAACGCGGTCTGCGGGCTGGCCCGCCGGACGGAGGGGGAGGGGATCTACAGGGCGGTCTACGACGGCGCGGTCAACGTCTACCTCGATCGGTTCCTCAACACGCCGCCGACCGCGGTTCCGGAGCCACGCGAGGTCGGTTCCGATCCCGAAACCCTGCTCTCCGACCTCTCCGAGGCCTTCGACGAGGAAGGCGAGGTGAATCGGGCGGGTCGGATCGTCGCGGACTACCTCGATTCGGGCGGCGATCCCGAGGCGCTGAAACGCACCCTCGGCGGGGCACTGCTCCGGGAGGATTCGAACTTCCACACGCTCCAGAACGTCGAAGCCGCCTTCGAACAGGCGGGGCGCACCGGCGAGGAACGGCTCCACCTGATCGCCACCGCCCGGTATCTCGCCGCCCATACCCCCACTCGCCGGGAGCGCGAACAGACGTTCACCATCGCGACCCGGCTTCACCGCGGCGAGAAGCTCCACGAGACGCCCTGA